DNA sequence from the Acidobacteriota bacterium genome:
GCAGTCCGTCTTTGACCTGCCCCGACCACTCTAAAAGAATGTCTTTGGCAACCTCGTAACGGCCTGTGCTGAGTGCGAGTCCGCGCAGGGCGATAAAGCTGTCACGCCCCCAATCGGTGAACCAGGGATAGCCGGCTATGACGGTGCGTCCCTCGCCACGACGCACGATGTAGTTGTCAGCCGATTGATGGAGTTTGCTTGGGAAGACGGCTCGCCTGCGCCGCTCGCTCCTCTGCAAGTCGGCCACCAGCCTCTCGCAGGGCTCGGTGGAATCGGCCAATCCACCCGGGACGTCCGCCGTGAGCAGGAGCTGTGCTTGTTTCCCCTGTTTTAACGGCCAACTCAAAACTCCAGGCGCTGCCAGGTCTTCAATGTCGTCCAACCCGCGCTCCGTTTCCTCGGCGTAGCGGAACCGACGGTACCAAACCGGGTCGTGATGATAGCGACCATTGTGAAGGAGAGCAATGGAGGGGACCCCAGGGTAAGGCTTCCAGGTGAGGCGCCCCTCGCTTTCCTCCGGCTGCATTCGGAAGTGGGGGTTTTCATGATGAGTGGAATGGTAGTCGCGTCCGCTCAGGAACGGTCTCAGGCAGAGCCGCGCCTCGTAAGGGTAAAGCATGCGCCAAATCAGCGCCAAGGCAGCCTTTCCGTGAGGTGCAAAGAGCTCGAACTGAAGGCGACCGTCGCCGTCGAGGCGGTAGATCCAGCAGGGCCAGGGACGAAAGTGAAAGTCGGCGATTCGTCCACGCACGTCGGGGGCCACAACGTCGGGCGCATAGCGCTGGCTGGTCAATTCGCTCCTTCCGTCGGGCGTTTCCAGCCAAGCCTCGAAGCCGTTGACCAGAACCATTCGTTCAGTGGGCGGACGGCGCGCCACCTGCAGCAAGGCGTGGTAGCGGCGTCTGCGCTCGGTTCCCACGGTGCCGGAGGCAAAGCCGCCCAGACCATCAGCTTCCAGCCATTCGTTGTTCCATCGGTTCATCATATCTCCCTCTACAGTCCATTCCGCACCGCGGCCGGACCATTCAATTGCTGTCGCTTACCACCAGTCGAAGCCCATGGCCGTCCGGATCCTTGAGCAGGACCGCCGATCGCCGGTCCCGCCAGCAGGACCGTC
Encoded proteins:
- a CDS encoding amylo-alpha-1,6-glucosidase, translating into MMNRWNNEWLEADGLGGFASGTVGTERRRRYHALLQVARRPPTERMVLVNGFEAWLETPDGRSELTSQRYAPDVVAPDVRGRIADFHFRPWPCWIYRLDGDGRLQFELFAPHGKAALALIWRMLYPYEARLCLRPFLSGRDYHSTHHENPHFRMQPEESEGRLTWKPYPGVPSIALLHNGRYHHDPVWYRRFRYAEETERGLDDIEDLAAPGVLSWPLKQGKQAQLLLTADVPGGLADSTEPCERLVADLQRSERRRRAVFPSKLHQSADNYIVRRGEGRTVIAGYPWFTDWGRDSFIALRGLALSTGRYEVAKDILLEWSGQVKDGLLPNFFPDADQEPEYNSVDAPLWYAVAVHECLRHCRLTSEEETRLQEAVSSIIEGMARGTRHGIGRDDDGLLACGEPGVQLTWMDAKVGDWVVTPRIGKPVEVQALWINALQIAAPWNPRCEARARQAIESFRERFWSSRDGYLYDVVDVNHRSGDNDNTLRPNQILAVGGLPFPLFQGPRAAEVVEAVERSLLTPMGLRSLDPGHQDYRAHYGGSVWSRDSAYHQGTVWPWLMGPFVEAWLRVHGDSSKSRLEARERFLQPLLDHLDQAGLGHVSEIADGDAPFAPRGCPFQAWSLGEILRLKERVLAERDA